Proteins co-encoded in one Amaranthus tricolor cultivar Red isolate AtriRed21 chromosome 7, ASM2621246v1, whole genome shotgun sequence genomic window:
- the LOC130817789 gene encoding putative clathrin assembly protein At1g03050 produces the protein MALRRAIGAVKDQTTIGLAKVGSRNSLADLDVAIVKATSHDEYPSDERYFREIFSFTCYSRTFVGSCVNTISRRLSKTKNWVVALKTLMLTQRLLEEGDPTYEQEIFFTTRRGTRMLNMSDFRDSRSNSWDYSAFVRMYALYLDEKLEYKMQAKRKLHHLNTHAYSFEQLQQDEQHQDYVSASDSSPRPISNTASDLTIEQILPKMHHLQQLLERFLAIKPTGKAKHNRIVIAALYTAVRDSFQIYYDITDLLSVLIDQFMELEIPECTKVHDIFCRTSKQFDELHSFYVWSKDIGVARSSEYPEVERITPKKLELMDEFIRDKIANAKSKLAIIHRQEEEKEPLQGSKEQENLEDMSTIKALPPAEGFPSEDEEIVIYEMKNKEPEPKEADLLHLGDDAPTSEEHSDKLAITLFDGGAGHTSGPAPPPIWEVFNNTSDWETALVQSASYLPHQKASLGGGFDTMLLDGMYQQGATNAAIDANRVGGSGSASSVALGSAGNPQLLALPAPPSCSGTSSTSNWNVDPFAASLGVASPPYVQMSELKEKQRRLVEEQYMWQQYQRDGMQGHVALSKIQQRSTNMGGYNGYNYGY, from the exons ATGGCACTAAGAAGAGCCATAGGAGCAGTGAAAGATCAAACCACAATAGGACTTGCAAAAGTGGGAAGCAGAAACTCCTTAGCAGATTTAGATGTTGCAATTGTGAAGGCAACTAGCCATGATGAGTACCCTTCCGACGAGAGGTACTTTCGTGAGATCTTTAGCTTCACTTGCTACTCTCGAACCTTTGTTGGATCTTGTGTTAATACCATTTCAAGGCGCCTTAGCAAGACTAAGAATTGG GTAGTAGCCTTAAAGACATTGATGCTAACCCAAAGATTACTAGAAGAAGGAGACCCTACATACGAGCAAGAGATCTTCTTCACCACAAGAAGGGGGACTCGAATGCTTAACATGTCGGATTTTCGAGATTCGAGATCGAATTCTTGGGACTACTCGGCGTTTGTTAGGATGTACGCCTTGTATTTGGATGAAAAACTCGAGTATAAAATGCAAGCAAAGCGGAAGCTTCACCATTTAAATACACATGCTTACTCGTTCGAGCAGCTACAACAAGATGAACAACATCAAGACTATGTTTCAGCCTCAGATTCTTCACCAAGGCCAATTAGTAATACAGCTTCTGACCTTACTATTGAACAAATTTTGCCCAAAATGCACCACTTGCAACAGCTTTTGGAAAGATTTCTAGCCATAAAACCAACAG GTAAAGCAAAGCACAATCGAATTGTTATAGCAGCTCTATATACGGCTGTAAGAGATAGCTTTCAAATATATTACGACATAACAGACCTATTGAGTGTTTTGATTGATCAATTTATGGAGCTAGAAATCCCAGAATGTACCAAAGTACATGATATTTTTTGTCGAACTTCGAAGCAATTTGATGAACTCCATTCGTTCTACGTTTGGAGCAAGGACATAGGCGTGGCACGTAGCTCAGAATACCCTGAAGTAGAGAGAATAACCCCAAAAAAGCTCGAGCTGATGGATGAATTTATACGAGACAAAATAGCTAACGCCAAAAGCAAATTGGCCATTATACATCGACAAGAGGAGGAAAAAGAACCGTTGCAAGGGAGCAAAGAGCAAGAAAATCTCGAAGATATGAGTACAATAAAGGCACTTCCTCCGGCAGAAGGTTTTCCTTCGGAGGATGAGGAGATAGTTATCTAtgagatgaaaaataaagaaccTGAACCCAAAGAAGCCGATCTTTTACACTTAGGAGATGATGCACCTACAAGTGAAGAACATAGTGATAAACTCGCTATAACACTTTTTGATGGAGGAGCAGGCCACACATCAGGGCCTGCTCCACCTCCGATATGGGAAGTATTCAATAATACTTCTGATTGGGAGACGGCACTAGTCCAATCTGCAAGCTATTTGCCTCACCAAAAGGCCTCACTTGGAGGTGGTTTTGATACAATGTTACTAGATGGAATGTATCAGCAAGGAGCAACTAATGCAGCTATAGATGCTAATAGAGTGGGTGGATCAGGGAGTGCTAGTAGTGTAGCTCTTGGCTCAGCTGGAAATCCGCAACTACTAGCCTTGCCGGCCCCACCATCATGTTCAGGAACTAGCTCAACTAGTAATTGGAACGTTGATCCTTTTGCAGCATCATTAGGGGTGGCTTCGCCGCCTTATGTGCAAATGTCGGAGTTGAAGGAGAAACAAAGGCGATTAGTCGAAGAACAATATATGTGGCAACAATATCAAAGGGATGGAATGCAAGGCCATGTTGCATTATCAAAGATTCAACAAAGGTCTACCAATATGGGTGGTTATAATGGCTATAACTATGGATATTAA
- the LOC130818106 gene encoding F-box protein At5g07610, protein MAAPPPPPQRTTSPVSSEIIAQNDDILSEILLHLPVKSLLQFKSVSKQWNSIISDRGFSLLRCRRHCYSPSSGLFFLHHHPFISPIYDFISFTSSSHPPFFSLLKSSSFDINQSCNGLFLCSSDSDVVVCNPTTNAIASIEALGKIHPRCVGINLCFDPLRSPFYEIVHVYTSNFDESLYSLDVYDSKTKKWRNKVVDQFRVPFDVEFLNGVYWERGIYWLSHTESTIFFDLEAESIETLILPKALEGAYIERFRYFGESCGHLHLLEIRTNCVQEFDVLELNKIDKIQWLVKYRVNLDVLGRGFESEMFLDHTDRFGRKFRFYAFSIFAIVHDNVKNDEDEKNSEMVLSIPGKVIAYNFKTKISRLICNVVDESDKLFPFRGHNAVQFIESLYSP, encoded by the coding sequence ATGGCGGCGCCACCACCGCCACCACAACGGACAACCTCACCTGTATCATCTGAAATCATTGCCCAAAACGACGACATACTTAGCGAAATCCTTTTGCATCTTCCAGTCAAATCCCTTTTACAATTCAAATCCGTAAGCAAACAATGGAATTCCATCATTTCCGATCGCGGATTCTCTCTCCTCCGTTGTCGTCGCCATTGTTACTCACCTTCATCCGGACTCTTTTTCCTCCACCATCACCCTTTCATTTCTCCTATCTACGACTTCATTTCCTTCACTTCTTCATCTCACCCCCCTTTTTTCTCCCTCCTCAAATCTTcctcttttgacatcaatcaatcCTGTAATGGCCTCTTCCTTTGCTCCTCTGACTCCGATGTTGTAGTTTGCAACCCTACCACGAACGCAATTGCATCTATCGAAGCTTTGGGCAAAATCCATCCTCGATGTGTTGGGATCAATTTGTGTTTTGATCCTCTTAGGTCGCCGTTTTATGAAATTGTACATGTTTATACGTCGAATTTTGATGAGAGTTTGTATTCACTCGATGTATACGATTCTAAAACAAAGAAATGGAGAAATAAGGTGGTTGATCAATTTAGGGTTCCATTTGATGTCGAATTTCTCAATGGTGTTTACTGGGAAAGGGGAATTTATTGGCTTAGTCATACAGAAAGTACAATTTTCTTCGATTTGGAGGCTGAATCTATTGAAACATTGATATTACCAAAAGCTCTAGAAGGAGCTTATATCGAAAGGTTTCGTTATTTTGGAGAATCATGTGGGCATTTACATCTACTCGAGATTCGAACAAATTGTGTACAAGAATTCGATGTTTTGGAGTTGAACAAAATCGATAAGATTCAATGGTTGGTTAAGTATAGAGTTAATCTTGATGTTTTAGGTCGAGGATTCGAATCCGAAATGTTTTTGGATCATACTGATAGATTTGGGCGTAAATTTCGGTTCTATGCATTTTCAATTTTCGCCATTGTTCATGATAATGTTAAAAATGATGAAGATGAGAAGAATTCAGAAATGGTATTATCAATTCCCGGTAAAGTGATTGcatacaatttcaaaacaaagaTTTCAAGATTGATTTGTAATGTGGTTGATGAGAGTGATAAATTATTTCCTTTTAGAGGGCATAATGCTGTTCAATTCATTGAAAGTCTTTACTCCCCTTGA
- the LOC130818011 gene encoding B3 domain-containing protein At4g01580-like, with the protein MFVGEGWNKFAKTYGLEENCLLMFKYTQNPILEVLIFDPDSLCEKECGLENHTKRSVRVDSRTEPIEDGDSDFTSRKKSKKDVEGVMGCLQHETGNHMSNVVAKDGRMCGRMETPHNSLVQLIAHGSKHLYSYLLSFWLSI; encoded by the coding sequence ATGTTTGTCGGAGAAGGGTGGAATAAGTTTGCGAAAACTTACGGCTTGGAAGAAAATTGCCTCTTGATGTTTAAGTATACTCAAAATCCAATTCTTGAGGTGTTAATATTTGACCCAGATAGTTTGTGTGAGAAGGAGTGTGGACtcgaaaatcatactaaaaGGAGTGTGAGAGTGGATTCAAGAACTGAGCCTATCGAAGATGGTGATTCTGATTTTACATCGAGAAAGAAGTCTAAGAAAGATGTTGAAGGGGTGATGGGTTGCTTGCAACATGAGACGGGAAATCACATGAGCAATGTTGTTGCTAAAGATGGAAGGATGTGCGGAAGGATGGAGACTCCGCACAATTCACTTGTTCAATTGATTGCCCATGGTAGTAAGCATCTTTATTCTTATCTTCTTTCATTTTGGCTTTCTATATAA
- the LOC130818107 gene encoding long-chain-alcohol O-fatty-acyltransferase-like has translation MEAEILNFIKIWSLAIASACYSYSLSRIFHIPPNLLRFFFILPIIYLFTILPLSLTSFHLGGPTIFYLVWLGNFKLLLYSFDLGPLSSNPNISLSHFISIALLPIKVNSKPPQKWKLFRSLLFLAKLLVFFLVVKIYDYKQFLPKFVLLINYCCHLYLGVEVTLAITAFFVWATLGLGLEAQFNEPYLTTSLQDYWARRWNLMVSDILRLSVYDPIRRVLFQLVGKKLARLCGMVGAFIVSGLMHEVIYFYFTRVRPTWEVTWFFVLHGVCTAVEVAVKEAVNGRFRLHRVVSGLLTIGFIGVTAWWLFLPQILRNGVDVKCFNEYPIMFNFFNENMLYFFK, from the coding sequence ATGGAGGCAGAGATACTAAACTTCATCAAAATCTGGTCATTAGCAATAGCATCAGCCTGCTATTCATACTCACTTTCTAGAATCTTCCATATCCCCCCAAACCTTCTTAgattcttcttcatccttccaATCATCTACCTCTTCACCATTCTCCCTCTATCTCTAACTTCCTTCCATCTTGGTGGGCCCACTATCTTTTACCTTGTTTGGCTTGGTAACTTTAAACTCCTTCTTTACTCCTTTGATCTTGGTCCTCTTTCTAGTAATCCAAACATCTCCTTATCTCATTTCATATCTATTGCCCTTTTACCTATAAAAGTCAACTCTAAACCTCCCCAGAAATGGAAACTTTTTAGATCtcttctatttttagcaaaattacttgttttttttcttgtggtaaaaatttatgattataaacAATTTTTACCTAAATTTGTTctcttgattaattattgttgtCATCTTTACCTTGGTGTTGAGGTAACTTTAGCAATTACTGCTTTTTTTGTTTGGGCCACTTTGGGCTTGGGCTTGGAGGCCCAATTTAATGAGCCTTATTTGACTACTTCACTTCAAGATTATTGGGCCCGTCGATGGAATCTTATGGTTTCGGATATCCTACGGTTGTCCGTTTATGACCCGATTCGTCGGGTCTTATTTCAATTGGTTGGTAAAAAGTTAGCCCGACTATGTGGGATGGTTGGGGCATTTATTGTATCTGGGCTTATGCATGAggtaatatacttttattttacACGTGTGAGACCCACGTGGGAAGTCACGTGGTTTTTTGTGCTGCATGGCGTGTGCACCGCAGTTGAAGTGGCGGTCAAAGAAGCGGTCAATGGTCGATTTCGGTTGCATCGGGTGGTTTCGGGTTTGTTGACGATTGGGTTTATTGGTGTCACGGCATGGTGGCTTTTCCTCCCTCAAATTTTGCGGAATGGTGTAGATGTAAAATGTTTTAATGAGTATCCTATtatgttcaatttttttaatgaaaatatgttgtatttttttaaatga